GTCTCGAAACGATCAGCACCGCCAGTATAATTAATACAATAAGTAAGGTATTGAGAACTGATTTTGCAAGAGGGGAAAGTCCGAGTTTTTCGCCAACCCAGAGAAGGCCGGTTCCACCGCCGATGATAGAAACGTAGAATTGAATACCGTTGGAAACCAGCGCAGCACCGATTGCTTTCAACCTGTCGTGGGAGCGGAGGGAAGCTACTCTTCCTATGGTATCGCCGAGTTGGGCAGGTGCTGCAACGCCAATGGCGAGTCCGGTCAAAGTGCCCCGAAACGCTTCCCAGAAATTGACTGGAACTGCTTTTCTTGCCAATCGCTGCCATTTCAAACTTTCCAATGCCCAGTTTACGGGTACCAGAATTAATATAAGGCAGATAATTAAAATATGATTTTCGGCAAAAATGGTTTTATACACCAGTCCAATATCCTGAATCCCTTTTTGTTCATTTTCGAAAGTGTGATAAATGTAGCTGACGATCAATAAGGTCACTACAAGTTTGACCACCCAAAAAAGCTTTCGCCAGGTTGTTTTTTCTTTTGGAGAAGAGAGTTGCTTATCTTGCACCATGATAAAAATGCAGCAGGCCGACGCTACCGAAAAGGTGATTATTGGAGTTGATCCCGGAACACAGGTAATGGGTTATGGGGTGATATCGGTAAAAGGACAACAGATTACGTTGGTTCAGTATGGTGTGATTCATCTCAGCAAATATACTACCCATGAATTGAAGTTGAAGAAAATCTTTGAACGTATCTCTCAATTGATCGACGATTACCTGCCCGATGAGATGGCCATTGAAGATCCTTTTTATGGAAAAAACCCTCAATCCATGCTGAAACTGGGTAGGGCACAAGGTGTTGCAATGGCCGCTGCCTTGGCAAGAGATATTCCAATTGTTGAATATTCTCCTAAAAAAGTAAAGCAGTCTGTGACAGGGAGCGGAGCGGCTTCAAAAGAACAGGTTGCCTACATGCTGGAAAAAATCCTGAAAATGGAACTTAGCAAGGAATTTATGGATGCAACAGATGGCATAGCGATTGCCATTTGTCATCATTATCATGCAAATACTCCGGCTGCGGCCGCTTCGTCTGCTGGCAGCAAAAAATCGAAAAAAGGAGGATGGGGCGCTTTTGTCAGTGAAAATCCTAACCGGGTTAAATAATAGCAAATATTATAAAAGATATTTGTAAATTTAGTCAACCCGCATCAAACGATAGGCTATGCTGATTAATGAGGCGGTTTCTAAGACAAAACCCTCCTCATGCATAGTAATAAGAGAATTTACCCGTTTGTTGATTTTATACGTTTTTTTTCGATGGCAGGAATTGTATGGGCCCATACAGATGTTTTTCCTGGAAATATTGCTTTTACTTCTCTTTTTTTTAGGCCAGAATATTTGGCGGTTTACATTGGTTTCAAACAGATCTTTAAGTTCTCTGTCATATCATTTTTTATGATTTCAGGGATCTTATTGGCTGACCAATTAAAGGTCGTGAAGCCGATTACATTTCTTATCCGGAGGCTTCAGGTGATTATTATACCTTACCTGATCTCCTTTTCAATCTATCTAATCTTTTTGTCAATTTATGGAGATGTGGCAAAGTTGATGAAGCATTCTAACATAAGTTCTTTTAAAATTGCTGTTTATATACTTTTTTACTCGCCATACTGGTATATACCCGTCTATTTGATCGCTCTTATTGTCATACTTGTATTTCACAAATTTGTGAACAAAATCTGGTTTGGTTCCTTACTTCTGTTAATCACGATTTTTTATACATTTTCACCGAGTAGTCAGACAAAGGATCATACTACTGCCTTTTTTGCCTTTGCGTTTTATGTCTGGCTTGGTATATTAATCAATGAGAAAAAACTGATTGATAAAATAAAAAAATGGCGGATAGATGTCCTAATTGGTCTAATTGTTGCTGCCTTTGTCTTGGCTTCTAAACAATCCTACGCATTGTTAATTAACCACAATACCTTCTACTTTAATAATCTGCGTTTTTTTAATCAGATTTATGGTGTCTTAGTTTTTTGCCTTCTGATACGGATTTGTCCGGAAAAGCCATCTTTTTTTATCCTTAAACCCAGGCAGGAAACATATGGTATTTATTTGTATCACATATTTTTTGTCATGTTTTTGGTGCGTCCTATAATTGAATGGATGAATTATAAAGGTTGGTACCCGATTGACAGTTTCTGGCTGGTACTATTAATTTTCATAATTCAGTTCATACTGTGCTACATTTTGACCACGGCATTTATAAAAATTTTACATTTTTATCGAATTCCCGTATTAGGAATAAAAGCCGAAACTTCCACAACTAAATCTTCCAGATCGATTAATAGCCGATCTCTCAATTGAGCCTAAGCAGATACTTGTATACATTATTGTTGAGATGTGAATTAAAAGGTAAACTGGCACAGAAATTTGAGGAGCCGGGTAAACCCAGTTAAATTTCATATCCTAGTTGATTTATACTTTAATATAATTTTAATGGTACTTATCCTATGAATGCTTGAATAAATCAAACGTTTGTTTAGATAAATCAAACAAACGTTTGATTTATAATTTTTCTCATATTACATTTGTACATCATTCAGCACAGAATTGAAATTTAATCACTAATATGCTGAGGATCAGATGAAATGGAATACAACGCAAAACAATTACAGATTATTCAGGTAGCGGAGAGGCTTTTTGCGGGTAAAGGCTTTTCAGGGACGTCGATCCGCGATATCGCGCATGAAGCTGATATCAATGTTTCGATGATTTCATATTATTTCGGTTCAAAGGAGAAGTTGATCGAGGCGCTTTTTGAAGTACGGTTTGTAGAATCGGCAGAAAGAATGGAAAACATTGTTTCTAACGAGGATCTTTCGCCGCTTCAAAAAATTTATATTTTGATTGACGGAGTTATCGATCGCCTGTTGGGAAACCAGTGCTTTCATAATATTATGTTGCGCGAGCAGCTTTCAGGTGAAGAACGTACGCAGGTGATATCGGATCTGATATATCAATTAAAACTTAAAAACTGGGAGGGAATCAACAGTATTCTTCGTGAAGGTCAGATTAAAGGACATTTTAGAGAAGGTATAGATGTTTCCTTACTTTCAGCAACACTTTACGGAACTGTTAACCACGTACTTACCACACAATCTTTTTATCGAAAAATAAATAATCTTGAATCGTTAGGGCAGGAAGAATTTGACAAAACCCTGAAAAAACAATTGAGCAAACACTTAAAAAGTATCTTTAAAGCAACAGTAGCATATGAGACCATCGAGTAGTAGAAGAATGGCTTTTGTGGCAGTCGGTTTAATTCTGATCGCTTCCGCCTCCCATTCCTTCGGGCAGACAATCCGGAATATTACCCTGGAAGAAGCCGTAGAGCTTAGTCTGAAAAATAGTAAACAATTGAAATTAAGTCAGTCTAATGTTGATTTGGCCGGACTTAATATCCGCCAGATTAAAGACAACCAGTTGCCAAGTTTTAGTGTTTCGGCTTCTTATTTGAGATTAAATACACCGAATATTAATTTGAAATCGTCGTCAAGCGATACAAGCAGTACAGGAATGAGTTCACTGCATGTTAACTCCGTAGCTTATGGAATGGCTAGTGCTTCGGTACCTCTTTTTTCAGGTTTTCGATATAAATATAGCCTTGAATCTGCAAAATATTTGCAGGAAGCATCAAGACTGGATGCAGAAACGGATCGTCAGGCCGTGATCCAGAACGCAATTATGGCTTATAGTAATTTGTATAAAGCAAAGAGATCGGTTGATCTTGTTGCGGAAAACCTGGTTCGTGAACATGAACGTGTGACGGAATTCACAAACCGAGAAAAAAACGGAATTATCGCCCGTAACGATTTATTGAAAGCGACGTTGCAGGAATCTAACGTTCAATTAACATTAATGGATGCTGAAAATGATTTGAAAATCACAACCATTAACATGAACCTGATTTTAGGCTTGCCGGAAGATACCCCGATCGCGGCAGATTCAGCAAGTTTTGAAGTACTGAAAGATGCGGGAAATGCAATGGACTGGGAACAAACCGCAATCACACACAGAAAAGATATGGCCGCCATCGCAGTTCGTCAGAAAGCTGCAGGCTCAGATATTCACGTTGCAAAATCTGATCTTTATCCAAGCGTAGCCCTTACTGGTGGTTATGTTGCGCTAAGTATTCCGGGTTTTGTTACGGTTCCAAATGCATTTAATGCAGGAATCGGGGTTAGCTACAATCTGGCTTCGCTTTGGAAAACGGGTTCGAAAATTGAGGAAGCCAAAACAAGACTTTACCAGCTAAAAACCAATGAAGAAATTTTACTTGACCGTGTGCATCTGGACATTAACACTGCCTATTACAATTATGTGTTAAGTAAAAAGAAAATTGAGGTTTACGAAAAAGCGGTAGAGCAGGCGACTGAAAATTACCGGATCACAAAAAATAAATATGACAACAGCCTGGTAACTACCACTGAATTACTTGATGCCGATGTGGCGCAGGTTCAGTCTAAAATTAACTATGCTGCTGCAAAAGCTGATGCGATCGTGGCTTACAAAAAGCTTGAACAAACAGCCGGAGTTATTAACTAACCAAATTTTAACAGCGGCGGATCTTGCCAGCTCCTTCGCACTTTCTAACATTATATTATTCCAAAGATTATGGAGACCAATCAAACAGCAGGCGTTGCAAACGAACCAGCACCTAAAAAGAAAAGTTACACTTTCCCAATCATCCTGGCAGTTCTTGTTATTGTGGGAGGAACCTGGGGTTATACAAAATACAACCACGGATTGCACCATGAAGAAACTGATGATGCACAGGTTGATGCTGACATCAGCCCGGTAATCCCACGTATTTCAGGATATATTACAGAAATCAGAGTAAAAGATAACCAGCTGGTTCACAAAGGCGATACGCTTATTGTACTTGACAATCGTGATCAGCAAATTAAGCTTGAACAGGCAGAAGCTAATTTGTATGCTTCTCAGGGAAATTTAGTTGTAGCAAATGCTACAACAACGGCATCGGCAGCAACCGGAAGCACTTATGTTGCTAACGTTGAAGTTGCAGAAGCACAAATTGAGCAGGCAAAAGTAAGTGTATGGAGAGCGAACCAGGATTTTGCGAGATATGAAAATCTGATCAAAGATCACTCGATCACACAACAGGAATACGAACAGGCTTTGGCAACAAAACAAACGGCTGAACGTCAGTTGCAGGTTTTAATTTCTCAGAAAAACGCAGCACAACGTCAGGCAAAAGCAGCAACTTCTCAAACAGCTGCCACTTCACGCCAGACAGGTGTTGTTAATGCAAATATTAAGGCACGTCAGGCTGATATTGACAATGCAAAACTAAATTTGTCATACACAATTATCACTGCACCAACAGACGGACACGTTTCAAAAGTGAACGCGCAATTGGGACAATATTTACAGGCCGGACAATCTCTTTTCAGTATCATCGCAAGTTCTCAGCCATGGGTTGTGGCAAACTTTAAAGAAACTCAGCTTACAAAAATGAAACTTGGTCAGAACGTTAAAGTGCATATTGACGCATATCCTGACCACGTTTTTGAAGCAAAAGTAGCATCGTTCTCTCCTGCAACAGGAGCACGTTTTGCACTATTGCCTCCTGATAACGCAAGTGGTAACTTTGTAAAAGTTGTTCAGCGTCTGCCGATTCGTATAGAATTTAAAGAAAGCAGAGATGAATTTATTCAACGTCTGCGCCCTGGAATGAATGTGTTTGTAGATGTTGAGCTGGATTAAGATGCAGGAATTAAATGGTGAGTTTGCCCGGCAAACTCACCTGATTATCTTCTCATCAATAAAATAATTAGCATATGGAATTACAACCATCCCTGGTAGAGTACGGCTTTCGACGGGTAATCATTACAATCACAGCCGTAATGTGTGCGCTTCTGGAAATTGTCGATACGACGATTGTGAACGTGGCCTTGAATGATATGCGGGGGAATTTGGGTGGAACTCTTTCTGAAGTGAGCTGGGTAATTACAGCTTATGCCATTGGTAACGTAATCATAGTACCAATGACAAGCTGGCTTTCACAACAATTTGGCCGTCGGAATTATTTCGCCGCTTCGATCATCATTTTTACAGTAGCATCTTTTTGCTGCGGCAATTCGGATAATATCTGGGAACTTGTATTTTTCCGTTTAATCCAGGGTTTTGGTGGTGGTGCATTACTTGTTACTGCCCAAACTTTAATTACGGAAAGTTATCCTCCCGAAAAACGCGGAATGGCGCAGGCTATCTATGGTTTAGGTGTTATTGTTGGTCCTACGTTAGGTCCTCCGCTGGGTGGATACATTGTAGATAATTACAGCTGGCCTTACATTTTTTACATCAATATCCCATTAGGGATTATCGCTGCACTTTTAACATTGCAGTTTATCCGCAGCCCAAAATATTCAGAGAAAAAATCAGCCAATGAAATTGACTGGTGGGGAATTGGTCTGTTGGCACTTGCAGTTGGATCTTTACAATACGTTTTGGAAAAAGGTCAGGAAGATGACTGGTTTAATGACGAGATCATTGTAATCTGTTCAATCCTTGCAGTGCTCGGCTTCTTCTTTTTTATCTGGCGTGAGCTTAGTTACAAAAATCCGATTGTGGCGTTAAGAGTACTAAAAAATAGTAATCTTATGGTCGGGACCGTTCTATCATTTGTATTAGGGTTTGGTCTTTACGGTTCAACATTTATCATTCCGCTTTACACACAGGCAACACTGGGCTGGACAGCGACACAGTCGGGTATGTTGATGGTCCCCGCCGCGCTTGTGACAGCATTTTGTATGCCCATTGTCGGGCAACTTATCCAGCGCGGTGTTAAGCAGCAATATCTGGTAGCAGGCGGAATGGTCGTGTTTTTTATATATAGTTTCTGGGGTTACAATATACTTACTCCTGACACCAGTAAAGATGCATTTTTCTGGATGCTGATCGTCAGGGGAGCAGGTTTGGGATTCCTTTTTGTACCTATTTCAACTTTGGCTTTGTCAACTTTGAAAGGTCGGGAAATTGGAGAAGGTGCTGCATTTACAGGTATGATGCGTCAGCTTGGGGGATCGTTCGGTGTGGCGGTAATTACTACTTACATAGCCAGGCAAAATATGCAGCACCGCAGCGATCTTGTAAGTCGTCTGGATATCAATAATCCAGCTGTGCAGCAACGTGTTGAAGGTTTACAGAGAAACTTTATGGGCAAAGGAATGTCCCCTGACGTAGCTTTGAAAAGTGGATATCAAATGCTAGAATACAGTGTTTACAAGCAAGCCACAGTGCTGTCTTATATGGACGTATTTCTTTTCCTGGGATGTCTGTTTTTATTCTGTGTCCCGTTCGTTTTAATAACAAGACCAGGAAAAACGAAGATAGATCCCTCATCAGTACATTAAAAAGAAGTGTTTGTTAAATTTGGTATAGTAGTAGTTTCAAAGAAGCTTTCCCATTATAGGGAAGCTTCTTTTTTTTTAAAATCATTGAATTTTTTATCATACTATCCCTCCCTTGCTTCTTTTGTAAACTAATTCCTGATTTGTATGTAAGTTTATGATAATCATTTTTTCCTCAATTGAATCCTGATCGATCCATGTTACCAACTTTGGGAATTGATAATATAATTCAGGTTCCGGCCGCCACAGAAGGTTTTAGAATTATG
The nucleotide sequence above comes from Dyadobacter subterraneus. Encoded proteins:
- the ruvC gene encoding crossover junction endodeoxyribonuclease RuvC, which encodes MQQADATEKVIIGVDPGTQVMGYGVISVKGQQITLVQYGVIHLSKYTTHELKLKKIFERISQLIDDYLPDEMAIEDPFYGKNPQSMLKLGRAQGVAMAAALARDIPIVEYSPKKVKQSVTGSGAASKEQVAYMLEKILKMELSKEFMDATDGIAIAICHHYHANTPAAAASSAGSKKSKKGGWGAFVSENPNRVK
- a CDS encoding TolC family protein — translated: MRPSSSRRMAFVAVGLILIASASHSFGQTIRNITLEEAVELSLKNSKQLKLSQSNVDLAGLNIRQIKDNQLPSFSVSASYLRLNTPNINLKSSSSDTSSTGMSSLHVNSVAYGMASASVPLFSGFRYKYSLESAKYLQEASRLDAETDRQAVIQNAIMAYSNLYKAKRSVDLVAENLVREHERVTEFTNREKNGIIARNDLLKATLQESNVQLTLMDAENDLKITTINMNLILGLPEDTPIAADSASFEVLKDAGNAMDWEQTAITHRKDMAAIAVRQKAAGSDIHVAKSDLYPSVALTGGYVALSIPGFVTVPNAFNAGIGVSYNLASLWKTGSKIEEAKTRLYQLKTNEEILLDRVHLDINTAYYNYVLSKKKIEVYEKAVEQATENYRITKNKYDNSLVTTTELLDADVAQVQSKINYAAAKADAIVAYKKLEQTAGVIN
- a CDS encoding acyltransferase family protein: MHSNKRIYPFVDFIRFFSMAGIVWAHTDVFPGNIAFTSLFFRPEYLAVYIGFKQIFKFSVISFFMISGILLADQLKVVKPITFLIRRLQVIIIPYLISFSIYLIFLSIYGDVAKLMKHSNISSFKIAVYILFYSPYWYIPVYLIALIVILVFHKFVNKIWFGSLLLLITIFYTFSPSSQTKDHTTAFFAFAFYVWLGILINEKKLIDKIKKWRIDVLIGLIVAAFVLASKQSYALLINHNTFYFNNLRFFNQIYGVLVFCLLIRICPEKPSFFILKPRQETYGIYLYHIFFVMFLVRPIIEWMNYKGWYPIDSFWLVLLIFIIQFILCYILTTAFIKILHFYRIPVLGIKAETSTTKSSRSINSRSLN
- a CDS encoding HlyD family secretion protein — encoded protein: METNQTAGVANEPAPKKKSYTFPIILAVLVIVGGTWGYTKYNHGLHHEETDDAQVDADISPVIPRISGYITEIRVKDNQLVHKGDTLIVLDNRDQQIKLEQAEANLYASQGNLVVANATTTASAATGSTYVANVEVAEAQIEQAKVSVWRANQDFARYENLIKDHSITQQEYEQALATKQTAERQLQVLISQKNAAQRQAKAATSQTAATSRQTGVVNANIKARQADIDNAKLNLSYTIITAPTDGHVSKVNAQLGQYLQAGQSLFSIIASSQPWVVANFKETQLTKMKLGQNVKVHIDAYPDHVFEAKVASFSPATGARFALLPPDNASGNFVKVVQRLPIRIEFKESRDEFIQRLRPGMNVFVDVELD
- a CDS encoding lysylphosphatidylglycerol synthase transmembrane domain-containing protein — protein: MVQDKQLSSPKEKTTWRKLFWVVKLVVTLLIVSYIYHTFENEQKGIQDIGLVYKTIFAENHILIICLILILVPVNWALESLKWQRLARKAVPVNFWEAFRGTLTGLAIGVAAPAQLGDTIGRVASLRSHDRLKAIGAALVSNGIQFYVSIIGGGTGLLWVGEKLGLSPLAKSVLNTLLIVLIILAVLIVSRRRKLSEWKTERVFLKKLLSYFEIIGRYSATDLAVATVFGTLRYLVFLSQFVLVLSLFDFGLSYANLSACAALIFLAKTLIPAVNVLGDLGLREFTALFVFKQYNLPAEQIIAATFLVWIINVLGPILVGIFLIWKYKWKGLK
- a CDS encoding TetR/AcrR family transcriptional regulator encodes the protein MEYNAKQLQIIQVAERLFAGKGFSGTSIRDIAHEADINVSMISYYFGSKEKLIEALFEVRFVESAERMENIVSNEDLSPLQKIYILIDGVIDRLLGNQCFHNIMLREQLSGEERTQVISDLIYQLKLKNWEGINSILREGQIKGHFREGIDVSLLSATLYGTVNHVLTTQSFYRKINNLESLGQEEFDKTLKKQLSKHLKSIFKATVAYETIE
- a CDS encoding DHA2 family efflux MFS transporter permease subunit is translated as MELQPSLVEYGFRRVIITITAVMCALLEIVDTTIVNVALNDMRGNLGGTLSEVSWVITAYAIGNVIIVPMTSWLSQQFGRRNYFAASIIIFTVASFCCGNSDNIWELVFFRLIQGFGGGALLVTAQTLITESYPPEKRGMAQAIYGLGVIVGPTLGPPLGGYIVDNYSWPYIFYINIPLGIIAALLTLQFIRSPKYSEKKSANEIDWWGIGLLALAVGSLQYVLEKGQEDDWFNDEIIVICSILAVLGFFFFIWRELSYKNPIVALRVLKNSNLMVGTVLSFVLGFGLYGSTFIIPLYTQATLGWTATQSGMLMVPAALVTAFCMPIVGQLIQRGVKQQYLVAGGMVVFFIYSFWGYNILTPDTSKDAFFWMLIVRGAGLGFLFVPISTLALSTLKGREIGEGAAFTGMMRQLGGSFGVAVITTYIARQNMQHRSDLVSRLDINNPAVQQRVEGLQRNFMGKGMSPDVALKSGYQMLEYSVYKQATVLSYMDVFLFLGCLFLFCVPFVLITRPGKTKIDPSSVH